TCTTTACCGTATGCTTATCAGCAATATGGTTGATGGTGTAACAAAAGGTTTTACCAGAAAACTCGAAATTGCTGGCGTCGGGTATCGTGCTGAGCTGAAAAATGATCTGCTTGCCCTGACACTTGGCTATTCGCATATGATCTATTTCAAGGCTCCGGATGAGATTAAAATTGAAGTGCCTGATCAGGTCACTGTTCTTGTAAGTGGCATTGACAAGGCTCTTGTTGGTCAGGTTGCCGCCAAGATCCGTTCATTCAGAAAGCCGGAACCTTATCGTGGAAAAGGCATTAAATATGAAGGTGAAGTCATCCGCCGCAAGGAAGGTAAGGCTGCAGGCAAATAAAGCGTGAACGAAAAGCTCAAGTAGTCAGGCAATAACATTATACAACGGTTCAATAGAATGAGTCAAATCGATAAGGCCTCCCGGAGGCAGAAAATCAAGGACAGAAGCAGAGGCAACGTCCAGGGGACATCGGCAAAGCCGAGGCTTTGTGTTTACAGGAGCCTTTCGCAGATTTATGCACAGTTGATTGATGATGTGAATGGCAAAACCATATTGGCCGCATCAACACTTTCAAAAGACAATTCGGCTCTCAAGGGTTCAAAGTCAGAACTCTGCCGCATAATCGGAAATCAGCTTGGTCAGAAAGCCCTTGCTCAGGGTATAACATGTGTGGTATTTGACAGGAATGGATTTCGTTATCATGGCAGGGTCAAGGCATTGGCTGATGGTGCGAGAGAAGCAGGACTGATCTTTTAAAAACTTTTCAAAGAGATAGGTAAATGGCAAAAACATCTGCTAAGAATATCAGGCCCGGTGAATTAAATCTGAAAGAAAAGCTGGTTCATATCAACAGGACTGCAAAGGTTGTCAAAGGCGGTAAACGCTTCGGATTCAACGCTATTGTTGTGGTTGGCGATAAAGAAGGCCATGTAGGCTACGGGCTTGGAAAAGCAAACGAAGTACAGGATGCCATTGCAAAAGGCATCGAAGACGGAAAGAAAAATGTGATCAAGGTGCCGATTGTGAAGGGTACCATACCTCATCAGATTGTTGCCAAGTTTGGTTCGGCAAAGGTTATGATGAAGCCGGCAACCCCTGGTACCGGTCTTATTGCTGGTGGAGCGGTGAGGGCTGTGCTTGAAATGGCAGGTATTCATGACATTCTGACAAAATCACTTGGATCTTCCAATCCGCACAATGTGGTTAAGGCTGCCATCAAGGGACTTCAGAGCATCTCTGATGCCTATGATGTTGGTGAAAGACGGTCAAAGAGCCTGAAAGAGGTTTTTGAAAGCTAAAAATGACAAATGCGATCATGAGTGAGAAAATATTAAGGATTACCCAGGTGCGCAGCATTATTGGTGGCACAAAAAAGCAGAGAGCCACCATTCAGGCGCTTGGCCTCGGCAGGCCAAATTATCATGTTGACCGTCAGGACAATCCCTGCACCAGGGGGCAGATAAGGGTTGTGCAGCACCTTGTAAAGGTTGAAGAGGTCTAAGATTTTTACTAATAGCAAGTCGGGAATTGAAACCATGGATTTAAGTTCACTTCGTCCTGCAAAAGGCGCAGTAAAAAACAAAAAGAGGGTCGGTCGCGGTCAAGGTTCAGGTAACGGAACGACCGCTGGCAAGGGAAATAATGGTCAGCAGTCACGTAGCGGCTACAAAAGACCTATTATTGAAGGCGGCCAAGTACCTGTTTACCGGAGATTGCCAAAATTCGGTTTTACTCCTCTTGATAAGAAGCCGGTAAATACGGTCAATCTTACCCAGATCGATAAATGGATTCAGGATGGTCTTGTAGAAAACGAGATTACCATTCTTGATCTCAAATCGCTTCTGCATGCGAGTAATGCTGATTATTTCAAGATTCTCGGCAATGGTGAACTGACAAGCGCTATCACCATTACCGCTCATGCTTTCAGCAAAAGTGCCGAGGAGAAAATAGCCGCAGCAGGCGGAACAGTAGTGAAAGCCTTCCGTACGCTGGAAGAGGCATCCAAGGTCAGGGATCTGCCGTTTGAAGAGGCTCTCCTGAAACCAAAGGCAAAGCTCGTAAAGAGAGCAAAAAAATCCACCAAGCCTTGAATCCGTTAAAAGGACGCTATGAAGCTTAATGAAAGTATAAGGAACATCAATAAAATCCCTGAACTCCGTCAGCGGATCCTTTATACGCTTCTTCTTTTATTTGTCTACAGGCTGGGTTCACATATTACCATTCCGGGTGTTGATGCGGCTGCTGTGTCAGGCGCATCGCAGACCCACTCCAACGATCTCTTCGGACTATTTGACCTTTTTGTCGGCGGTGCTTTTGCCAGAGCTTCGATCTTTTCTCTTGGTATCATGCCCTATATCTCAGCATCGATCATCGTGCAGTTGCTTGGGGCGGTTACTCCATATTTCCAGAAACTCCAGAAAGAGGGGGAAGATGGCCGGCAGAAAATCAGTCAGATGACACGATATGGAACAGTTCTTATTGCGGTACTCCAAGCTTGGGGAGTGAGTGTAAGCCTCGCCAGTCCAGCCTCCTTCGGCACTGCCATTGTTCCCGATCCAGGGATCTTTTTTACCATCACCGTAGTGGTTCTCCTGACAGCTTCGACGGTCTTTGTCATGTGGCTCGGAGAAAAAATTACTGAACGGGGTATTGGTAATGGCATATCACTCATTATCATGATCGGTATCCTTGCAAGGTTTCCTCAGGCTCTTGTGGCCGAGTTTCGTTCTGTCTCGCTGGGAAGCAAGAACTGGGTAATTGAGATTATCATTCTTGCCATGATGGCGGCGATTGTTGCTTTTGTGGTTATCCTGACGGTTGGTACCCGCCGTGTTCCTGTCCAGCATGCCAAAAGGGTTGTTGGGCGCAAGGTCTACGGAGGCAGTACCCAGTATATTCCAATGCGGATCAATACCGCCGGTGTCATGCCGATTATCTTTGCACAATCGATCATGTTTCTTCCTGGCACCTTCCTCTCTTTTTTCCCTGAAAATGAGGTGATGCAGAGCATTGCCAAGTTACTCGCTTATGACTCCTGGTGGTATGCACTCATGTTCGGCACCATGATTGTCTTCTTTACCTATTTTTATACAGCAATTGCCTTCAATCCAAAGGAAGTTGCCGACACCATGCGCCGTCAGGGAGGCTTTATTCCGGGTGTTCGACCTGGCAAGAGCACGGCAGATTTTATAGATAATATTTTGACTCGTATTACACTGCCTGGTGCCATATCGCTTGCCATCATCGCAATCCTGCCAACATTTTTGACTAAATTCGCCAATGTAACACCAGGGTTTGCCCAGTTTTTTGGTGGAACAAGTCTTCTGATTATTGTTGGAGTCGGCCTTGATACCTTGCAGCAGGTTGAAAGTCATCTGCTCATGCGGCACTACGATGGTTTTATGAAGTCAGGCAAAACACGCGGACGACAGAGCAGGTAATGGAAAATACATGATTACGATAAAAAGCGAGCGGGAAATTGAGCTGATGAGAGAGTCCGGTGCTTTGGTCGCCAAGGCGCTTGATTTGCTGGAGCAGGAAATCAAACCGGGCATGACGACAAAAGAGCTCGATGTCATGGCCGAAGAGTTTATCAGGGATAATCATGCTGTTCCAAGTTTTCTGAATTATACCCCGAAAGGGGATCCCGATGCAACACCATATCCAGCGACACTTTGTGTTTCACTCAATGAAGAGGTGGTGCACGGTATACCAAGCAAAAAACGGGTGATCAGGGAAGGTGATATTGTTTCCGTTGACTGTGGAGTTTACAAGGGTGGTTATCACGGTGATGCAGCTCGTACGTTTGTACTCGGTGTCATAGATGAAAAGGTTCAGCAACTGGTCGATGTAACTCGCGAATGTCTTGCACGTGGCATTGCGATGGCAGTCGAAGGAAATCGCCTCCACGATATTTCATCAGCCATAGAAGATTATGCCCGTTCATTCAGGTTCAGTGTTATTGAAAACATGGTCGGTCATGGTATTGGAAGTGAACTGCACGAAGACCCTGCTGTACCAAATTATGGGAAAAAGAATACTGGCCCACTGCTGAAGACAGGCATGACACTTGCCATTGAGCCTATGATCGCCCTTGGACGATCGCGCAGGGCAATCAGCCGTCGTGGAGGATGGGTTGCAGTGACAGAGGATGGGAAGCCTTCGGCACATTTTGAGCATACGATTGTTGTAAGGGCCGGTAAAGCTGAGATACTGACCGGTACCTTCCTTGATGGTAAACACCCTTGATCGATTACAACACTTTATAAGAACTAAGGAGCAGACAATTTGGCCAAAGAAGAATCAATTGAAATTGAAGGCGTTATTCTCGAAGCGCTTCCAAACGCGCAATTCAAGGTGAAACTCGAAAACAGCCTTGAGGTATTGGCGCATGTTTCCGGCAAAATCAGGATGCACTACATCAGGATTCTGCCCGGTGACAAGGTAAAAGTCCAAATATCACCCTACGATATCTCCAAGGGCCGGATTACCTATCGATACAAATAAGTGGTGAAATAAGTGATGAGATTATTGATTTTTTAATCTTTATTTATTACATTACAGACCTTTTCAGGTTTCGGGTCAGTTAGTTTAATCATTGCATATTGCATCTGGATGTTATTATGAAAATATATTCTTCTATTAAAAAGCGCTGTGAGCACTGCCGCATCGTCAAGCGCAAAGGCAAGAGATATGTGATTTGTAAAGTAAATCCCAGCCATAAGCAGCGCCAGGGTTGATCTTCAGAAAAACAATAGAACTTTAAAGAGAATATGAGGATAGCTGGGGTAAATTTGCCGTTAAACAAACATGCAGTTATTGCTTTGACGCATGTTTATGGTATTGGGAGAGCATCAGCAGAAAGCATTCTGCAGAGAGCCGGTATTGCGCCAAACAGAAAGATTTCTGAGCTGAATGATGAGGAGGCGCATGCAATCAGAGAAATTATTGCCGAACAATACAAGGTTGAAGGGCAGGCTCGAGGTGAGCAACAGACTGCCATTAAACGTTTGATGGATATCGGTTGCTACAGGGGACTTCGTCACCGACGCTCTCTGCCTGTTCGCGGACAAAGAACACGTACTAACGCAAGGACCAGAAAAGGTAAACGGAAGACCGTCGCCGGCAAGAAGAAGGCAGTCAAGAAGTAGTAGTGTAGAGTAAGCAATAAAATCTTCGATACTAAAGAGTGTAAGTTCATGGCTACAATAAGCAAGAAAAAAAAGAAGGTAAAGGTTACTCCTGAAGGTGCCGTACATATCAAGGCATCGTTCAATAACATCATGGTGACCATTACTGATCTTCAGGGCAATACGGTTTCCTGGTCCAGTGCAGGCAAAAATGGGTTCAAGGGGTCGAAAAAGAACACTCCTTATGCATCCCAGATTACCTCGGAAGCTGCCGCAAAAGAGGCTTACGACCTTGGAATGAGGCATGTGAATGTCTTTATCAAAGGCCCTGGTGCCGGACGTGATGCCGCAATAAGGGCGTTGCAGGGAGCTGGTCTCGATGTTCGCACCATTAAGGATATAACACCACTTCCGCATAATGGCTGCAGGCCTCCAAAGCGCAGAAGGGTCTGATTTTATATATTCATAGAATTTCAATGAAGCAAGTGATATGGCAAGATTCAGAGGCTCAATAACAAAAGTATCCCGCAGGTTAGGTATTGCGCTTGCACCAAAGGCAGAAAAATATCTTGAAAGACGTCCTTTTCCTCCAGGTCAGCATGGTCAGGGTCGGAAAGGAAAAGTTTCTGAATATGCTCTCCAGCTTAGAGAGAAACAGAAGATGAAATATCTTTACGGTATTCTCGAAAAGCAATTCAGGAATTATTATAAAAAAGCAGTATCACAGAGAGGTGTTACAGGCGATAACCTTGTCAAGCTTCTTGAGAGACGTTTTGACAACGTTGTCTTTCGTGCCGGATTTGCTCCTTCACGTTCAGGCGCACGCCAGCTTGTTACGCACGGCCATCTTCTCATAAACGGCAAGAAGGTCGATATTCCATCCTATATCGTTTCTCCATCTGAAGTCATTGAATTCCGTCAGAGAAGCAAAAATATGGGAGCCGTAACGGATTCCCTCAATAAGGCCCCTGAATCCCGTATTCCTTCATGGATACAGGTTGACAAGGCCAACCAGAAAGCTGTATTTCTGAGTGTACCTGAGAGAGTGGAAGTACAGGAGCCTTTCAACGAACAGTTGGTCGTTGAATTGTACTCGAAGTGATTTTAATGAATTCTAAGGTATAAATTACTATGATATACCAGATGCAGATGCCTGCAAAAATAGAGGTTGACGAATCTTCCCATACGGATTGTTTCGGCAGGTTCATTGCCCAGCCGCTCGAGCGCGGTTATGGCGTGACCCTTGGAAACGTTATGAGAAGGGTTCTTCTGGCCTCACTACCGGGAACTGCAATAACAGGGATCAAGATAGATGGTGTTTTTCATGAGTTTGCTGCCATTGATGGTGTTCGTGAGGATGTGCCCGAAATTGTTCTGAACCTTAAAAAAGTACGTTTCAAGTCTACCTGTAAAAGAAACTGCAAGACCTCGTTGACCCTTGTCGGCCCTATGGATTTTACGGCTGGTGATATTATTGCACAGGAGGGTGAGTTCGAGGTGTTGAACAAGGATATGCATGTTGCGACCATAAATGCCGGTGCGACAGTCAAGATCGATCTCTATATCGGAAGAGGACGTGGTTATATGCCTGCCGAGGAAAACAGGCCAGAAGGGATGCCAATAGGTTATATTGCCGTTGACGCTATTTATACACCGATCAGAAATGTGAAGTTTACTGTAGAAAATACGCGCGTCGGGCAGCGGACCGATTATGAAAAAATGATTCTTGATGTTGAGACAGATGGTTCTGTAAGTCCTGATGACTCCATCAGTCTTGCAGGTAAAATCATCACTGATCATGTTACCTTTTTTGCCAATTTCTCACCTACAGAAGAGGAGTTTACCGAAGAGGAATTCAAACAGCAGGATGACGAGTTTGAGACGATGCGCAGGCTCTTTCACACCAAAATCGAAGATCTCGATCTTTCTGTTCGTTCGCACAACTGCCTCAGACTTGCAGAAATCGATACCATTGGTGAACTCGTCTCGCATAAGGAGGACGAATTGCTTAATTACAAGAACTTTGGCAAGAAGTCACTCACGGAACTCAAGGAACAGCTTGAAAAGTTTGACCTGAAGTTTGGTATGGATATTACCAAGTATCAGATGAAATGATAAAATCGTAACCGTTTTTTTGAATTATTGAGATCAGGAAATAGACATGCGTAAAGTTAAGCCGGCAAGAAAACTCGGAAGAACCGCAGCCCATAGAAAGGCGACGCTCAGCAATCTGTCAACGCAACTGCTTGTCTACAAGCGCATTGAGACGACAGAGGCAAAAGCGAAAGAGACCCGCAGGGTTGTTGAGAAAATCATTACCAAAGCTCGCAAGGGTACGGTTCATGCCCAGCGCGAAATATTCAAGGATATTCGTGACAAACAGGCAATCAGAATTCTGTTTGAAGAGATTGTCGCCAAGGTTGGTACCCGTCAGGGAGGATATACTCGTGTTATCAAGCTCGCTCCCCGTTTTGGAGACGCAGCAAAAATGGCAGTGATTGAACTTGTCGATTATCAGGAAGCACCATCAGCAAGCCAGAAGACTGGCAAGCAGGATCGTGCCAAACGAGTCAAAGGTTCCAAGAAAACCGCTGAAGCAGCAGTTTCTGTGGCCGGGTAAACTTCTCTCCCTGTTTCCCTCCTTTCTGCTCTTGTCATCAGTCAGTCATTGTTTGCGGAAGAGTTCTTTCCGTGGACAATGACTATCTGCTTTTCAGAGAAAAAGGGGCTGATGCCATGGATAGGATGCAGTTCAACTTTTGAAGGGAAACCCTCCTGCCCCTTGTTTGACTTCATGGCAGCCGCAATCTCATTTTCAAGATTTCCCCCCTTCAGGCAAATCAGGGTTCCGCCAGCTTTCAGAAGAGGTGCTGAGTAAGAGCAGAGTTTGTCAAGAGGAGCAACCTGCCTTGAAAGAACCGTATCAAACACAACACCTTTAAGCTCTTCTACCCGCGTATGCAGAGCAATAGCATTGTTGATGCCCAGCTCTGTAATCATGGCTTGACAGGCTGCAATTTTCTTCCCCGTCGCATCCACCAGAAGAAAACGAGTACGGGGGAAGAGAAGAGAGAGCGGAATACCTGGTAATCCTCCACCAGTTCCCAGATCAAGAACATCTTCCCCCTCGCGGAAAGAGTGGTAGAGAGTGATCAGGAGCGAGTGAAAGATATGTTTGATAATGACCGGAGCATCTTCCTTCCGACTGATCAGGTTTATCTTGTGATTCCATCGCTCAAGGCAATCACCATATCGTGCCAGTTGCTGAAGTGTCGGGAGATCAATCTCCATCCCCTGTTCAGCACATAACATCTGCAGGGTCAACACATTATCATTCATTCGTTCCATAGGTAGTCATCCTTTCTGTTCTGAGGTTTAACCCCAAAAAACGATATTTTGGGATGAATGACAAATCGGCTGTGCTCTTTGCACGTATGCAGCTCCTTATTTCAACAGAAATAGTCGTAAATTCAAGTTCAAGTCTATTCGTGCGTGTCTTTTTCAGAAACTGCTGGCAAGAGAATGTGTTATATGGGTAACGATGCAAGAGCGCATGTTTATGCGGTTATCATGGCAGGTGGAATTGGTAAAAAACTGTGGCCTCTTTCAAGAAAAAAAATGCCAAAGCAGTTTGTTGATTTGCTGGATGATGGAACGATGATTGCCAAAACGGTACGGCGCATCTCCGGTCTGGTGCCAGAGGAGAATATCTTTATCATTACCAGCGAAATGGGTCGCACACTGCTCTCAGCTTCCCTTGGCAGTTTTCGTCAAGACCATATCATTGTTGAGCCTGCCAGTCGCAACACAGCTCCCTGTATAGCTCTTGCGACGGCACATATCAAAAAAAGGGATGTGGATGCTGTTACCATTGTGCTTCCTTCTGACCATCTCGTTCTTGACCAACAGGCATTCATCAAAGTTGTGGAGGCAGGCATTGAGATAGCCAGCGAAAAAAAAGGGCTTGTAACCATCGGTATTAAACCCGACAGGCCGGAAACCGCTTATGGCTATATTCAGGCTGATGCTGAACTGCCACTTCCTTCCGTTCTCTCAGACAGTTCTGACTTCATGCTTTTCAAGGTAAAGGCTTTTGCAGAAAAGCCGGATGCTGCAACGGCAGTTGAGTTTCTGGAAAGCAAAGATTTTTACTGGAACAGCGGGGTCTTTATCTGGCATATTGATGCAATATCACGGGAGTTTGAGCGCTCTATGCCGGAATTATACAAGGATCTTCTTGCCATCTATGACAGCCTTGGAACGGAGAGTGAACAGAAGGTCATTGAAGATGTCTACTCATGGATTCATCCTCTCTCCATTGATTATGGCATCATGGAGAAGGCCGAAACGGTTTTTGTGCTGACGGGAGAATTTGGCTGGACTGATCTTGGCTGCTGGGACGAGGTACTCAAAGTCGCCGGCGACCGGAGTGTTTCTGCCGGAGATGTGCCTGACAACCGCCTCGTCCAGATTGATTGCGACAATAATTTTATCAAGAACAGTTCAGGCAAAGTTGTCTGTACCATTGGAATGCATGATATCATTATTGTCGTCACCGATGACGCACTTCTGGTCTGCAGCAAAGGGAAGTCATGCCATGTTGGTGACGCTGTCGATACCCT
The DNA window shown above is from Pelodictyon phaeoclathratiforme BU-1 and carries:
- the rplF gene encoding 50S ribosomal protein L6, translating into MSRIGKMPIPLSNQAKIEIKDSNIRVSGPKGTLEQRLTDQVTVSEENGLVTVLRIDDSKKAKAQHGLYRMLISNMVDGVTKGFTRKLEIAGVGYRAELKNDLLALTLGYSHMIYFKAPDEIKIEVPDQVTVLVSGIDKALVGQVAAKIRSFRKPEPYRGKGIKYEGEVIRRKEGKAAGK
- the rplR gene encoding 50S ribosomal protein L18 encodes the protein MSQIDKASRRQKIKDRSRGNVQGTSAKPRLCVYRSLSQIYAQLIDDVNGKTILAASTLSKDNSALKGSKSELCRIIGNQLGQKALAQGITCVVFDRNGFRYHGRVKALADGAREAGLIF
- the rpsE gene encoding 30S ribosomal protein S5 translates to MAKTSAKNIRPGELNLKEKLVHINRTAKVVKGGKRFGFNAIVVVGDKEGHVGYGLGKANEVQDAIAKGIEDGKKNVIKVPIVKGTIPHQIVAKFGSAKVMMKPATPGTGLIAGGAVRAVLEMAGIHDILTKSLGSSNPHNVVKAAIKGLQSISDAYDVGERRSKSLKEVFES
- the rpmD gene encoding 50S ribosomal protein L30; its protein translation is MSEKILRITQVRSIIGGTKKQRATIQALGLGRPNYHVDRQDNPCTRGQIRVVQHLVKVEEV
- the rplO gene encoding 50S ribosomal protein L15; this encodes MDLSSLRPAKGAVKNKKRVGRGQGSGNGTTAGKGNNGQQSRSGYKRPIIEGGQVPVYRRLPKFGFTPLDKKPVNTVNLTQIDKWIQDGLVENEITILDLKSLLHASNADYFKILGNGELTSAITITAHAFSKSAEEKIAAAGGTVVKAFRTLEEASKVRDLPFEEALLKPKAKLVKRAKKSTKP
- the secY gene encoding preprotein translocase subunit SecY, whose amino-acid sequence is MKLNESIRNINKIPELRQRILYTLLLLFVYRLGSHITIPGVDAAAVSGASQTHSNDLFGLFDLFVGGAFARASIFSLGIMPYISASIIVQLLGAVTPYFQKLQKEGEDGRQKISQMTRYGTVLIAVLQAWGVSVSLASPASFGTAIVPDPGIFFTITVVVLLTASTVFVMWLGEKITERGIGNGISLIIMIGILARFPQALVAEFRSVSLGSKNWVIEIIILAMMAAIVAFVVILTVGTRRVPVQHAKRVVGRKVYGGSTQYIPMRINTAGVMPIIFAQSIMFLPGTFLSFFPENEVMQSIAKLLAYDSWWYALMFGTMIVFFTYFYTAIAFNPKEVADTMRRQGGFIPGVRPGKSTADFIDNILTRITLPGAISLAIIAILPTFLTKFANVTPGFAQFFGGTSLLIIVGVGLDTLQQVESHLLMRHYDGFMKSGKTRGRQSR
- the map gene encoding type I methionyl aminopeptidase; its protein translation is MITIKSEREIELMRESGALVAKALDLLEQEIKPGMTTKELDVMAEEFIRDNHAVPSFLNYTPKGDPDATPYPATLCVSLNEEVVHGIPSKKRVIREGDIVSVDCGVYKGGYHGDAARTFVLGVIDEKVQQLVDVTRECLARGIAMAVEGNRLHDISSAIEDYARSFRFSVIENMVGHGIGSELHEDPAVPNYGKKNTGPLLKTGMTLAIEPMIALGRSRRAISRRGGWVAVTEDGKPSAHFEHTIVVRAGKAEILTGTFLDGKHP
- the infA gene encoding translation initiation factor IF-1, producing the protein MAKEESIEIEGVILEALPNAQFKVKLENSLEVLAHVSGKIRMHYIRILPGDKVKVQISPYDISKGRITYRYK
- the rpmJ gene encoding 50S ribosomal protein L36; translated protein: MKIYSSIKKRCEHCRIVKRKGKRYVICKVNPSHKQRQG
- the rpsM gene encoding 30S ribosomal protein S13, producing the protein MRIAGVNLPLNKHAVIALTHVYGIGRASAESILQRAGIAPNRKISELNDEEAHAIREIIAEQYKVEGQARGEQQTAIKRLMDIGCYRGLRHRRSLPVRGQRTRTNARTRKGKRKTVAGKKKAVKK
- the rpsK gene encoding 30S ribosomal protein S11, with the translated sequence MATISKKKKKVKVTPEGAVHIKASFNNIMVTITDLQGNTVSWSSAGKNGFKGSKKNTPYASQITSEAAAKEAYDLGMRHVNVFIKGPGAGRDAAIRALQGAGLDVRTIKDITPLPHNGCRPPKRRRV
- the rpsD gene encoding 30S ribosomal protein S4 yields the protein MARFRGSITKVSRRLGIALAPKAEKYLERRPFPPGQHGQGRKGKVSEYALQLREKQKMKYLYGILEKQFRNYYKKAVSQRGVTGDNLVKLLERRFDNVVFRAGFAPSRSGARQLVTHGHLLINGKKVDIPSYIVSPSEVIEFRQRSKNMGAVTDSLNKAPESRIPSWIQVDKANQKAVFLSVPERVEVQEPFNEQLVVELYSK
- a CDS encoding DNA-directed RNA polymerase subunit alpha, translating into MIYQMQMPAKIEVDESSHTDCFGRFIAQPLERGYGVTLGNVMRRVLLASLPGTAITGIKIDGVFHEFAAIDGVREDVPEIVLNLKKVRFKSTCKRNCKTSLTLVGPMDFTAGDIIAQEGEFEVLNKDMHVATINAGATVKIDLYIGRGRGYMPAEENRPEGMPIGYIAVDAIYTPIRNVKFTVENTRVGQRTDYEKMILDVETDGSVSPDDSISLAGKIITDHVTFFANFSPTEEEFTEEEFKQQDDEFETMRRLFHTKIEDLDLSVRSHNCLRLAEIDTIGELVSHKEDELLNYKNFGKKSLTELKEQLEKFDLKFGMDITKYQMK
- the rplQ gene encoding 50S ribosomal protein L17, which gives rise to MRKVKPARKLGRTAAHRKATLSNLSTQLLVYKRIETTEAKAKETRRVVEKIITKARKGTVHAQREIFKDIRDKQAIRILFEEIVAKVGTRQGGYTRVIKLAPRFGDAAKMAVIELVDYQEAPSASQKTGKQDRAKRVKGSKKTAEAAVSVAG
- the rsmG gene encoding 16S rRNA (guanine(527)-N(7))-methyltransferase RsmG, whose product is MERMNDNVLTLQMLCAEQGMEIDLPTLQQLARYGDCLERWNHKINLISRKEDAPVIIKHIFHSLLITLYHSFREGEDVLDLGTGGGLPGIPLSLLFPRTRFLLVDATGKKIAACQAMITELGINNAIALHTRVEELKGVVFDTVLSRQVAPLDKLCSYSAPLLKAGGTLICLKGGNLENEIAAAMKSNKGQEGFPSKVELHPIHGISPFFSEKQIVIVHGKNSSANND
- a CDS encoding mannose-1-phosphate guanylyltransferase, whose product is MGNDARAHVYAVIMAGGIGKKLWPLSRKKMPKQFVDLLDDGTMIAKTVRRISGLVPEENIFIITSEMGRTLLSASLGSFRQDHIIVEPASRNTAPCIALATAHIKKRDVDAVTIVLPSDHLVLDQQAFIKVVEAGIEIASEKKGLVTIGIKPDRPETAYGYIQADAELPLPSVLSDSSDFMLFKVKAFAEKPDAATAVEFLESKDFYWNSGVFIWHIDAISREFERSMPELYKDLLAIYDSLGTESEQKVIEDVYSWIHPLSIDYGIMEKAETVFVLTGEFGWTDLGCWDEVLKVAGDRSVSAGDVPDNRLVQIDCDNNFIKNSSGKVVCTIGMHDIIIVVTDDALLVCSKGKSCHVGDAVDTLRREGLEEYL